One window from the genome of Hoplias malabaricus isolate fHopMal1 chromosome 18, fHopMal1.hap1, whole genome shotgun sequence encodes:
- the LOC136674440 gene encoding trace amine-associated receptor 13c-like: MDNSVYENLTVQYCFPDNTASCRKEVRTGPAYIFLFIVLSCISVCTVFLNLLVIISISYFKQLHTPTNLLILSLAVADLLVGLIVMPGHIMQLMDSCWYLGKLACFIFPLVTSLSVLASVFSLLFIAVDRYIAVCDPLLYPRKITVCKISLCIILGWSTCVFYNIIFFYFNEHLTPAQLHITCYGECVVVIKHSWLIFDFLLSFVIPFSVILVLYALIFNVARHQAKAFRAVTNGVSNTKESKVSGSSETKAAKKLSFVILVYLICWVPYYLSCLSVENVTTSTMVWIVFGWLMFFNSSMNPIIYAILYQWFRVSVKHIMTCRIFESSSSWFSLISDPD, translated from the coding sequence ATGGATAACTCTGTTTATGAAAACCTCACAGTTCagtactgctttcctgacaacACTGCCTCATGCAGAAAGGAGGTCCGGACAGGCCctgcttatatatttctgttcattgtcctctcatgtatatctgtatgcactgtgtttctgaacctgctggtgatcatctccatctcttacttcaagcagctccacactccaaccaacctgctcatcctctctctggctgtggctgatcttcttGTGGGACTGATTGTTATGCCTGGGCATATAATGCAACTGATGGACTCTTGTTGGTATCTTGGAAAATTGGCATGCTTCATTTTCCCACTGGTCACTTCTCTCTCAGTGTTGGCATCTGTCTTCAGCCTGCTTTTTATTGCAGTAGATCGGTACATCGCTGTCTGTGACCCTCTGCTTTATCCCAGGAAAATCACAGTTTGCAAAATTTCTCTATGCATAATACTAGGCTGGTCTACCtgtgtattttataatattatttttttctacttTAATGAACATCTAACTCCAGCACAACTACACATTACAtgttatggagagtgtgttgttGTTATAAAACATTCCTGGCTGATTTTCGACTTTCTGCTTTCATTTGTAATCCCATTCTCTGTTATACTGGTGTTGTATGCTTTGATTTTTAATGTGGCGAGACATCAAGCCAAAGCTTTCAGAGCTGTGACCAATGGGGTCTCAAACACAAAGGAATCCAAAGTTTCAGGCTCTTCTGAAACCAAAGCAGCCAAAAAATTAAGCTTTGTCATTTTAGTATACCTCATTTGTTGGGTACCATATTATTTAAGTTGCTTGTCAGTTGAAAATGTCACAACCTCAACAATGGTGTGGATTGTGTTTGGCTGGCTGATGTTCTTTAACTCTTCCATGAATCCAATAATATATGCTATTTTATATCAGTGGTTCAGGGTGTCTGTAAAACACATTATGACTTGTAGAATATTTGAATCCTCATCTTCATGGTTTAGTTTGATCTCTGATCCTGATTAA
- the LOC136674437 gene encoding trace amine-associated receptor 13c-like — protein sequence MDERVYENITVQYCFPDDNTSCRKEVRTGPAYIFLFIVLSCISVCTVFLNLLVIISISHFKQLHTPTNLIILSLAVADLLVGLIVMPVNITQLIDSCWYLGKLACFLFPAVSSLPVLASVLSLVLIAVDRYIAVCDPLLYPSRVTFCKILIFKVAIRQAKSVRAVKHGALNKPEANISGSSQTKAAKKLGVVISVYLICWIPFYLSSLSLEIMPSSSVLWTVLTWLNYTSSSVNPLIYAIFYSWFRESTKYILCCRIFQSSSSRFNLFPRHF from the exons ATGGATGAGAGAGTCTATGAAAACATCACAGTCCAATACTGCTTCCCTGATGACAACACATCTTGCAGAAAGGAGGTCCGAACAGGCCctgcttatatatttctgttcattgttctctcatgtatatctgtgtgcactgtgtttctgaatttgctggtgatcatctccatctctcacttcaagcagctccacactccaacaaacctgatcatcctctctctggctgtggctgatcttctcGTGGGATTGATTGTTATGCCTGTAAATATAACGCAACTGATCGATTCTTGTTGGTATCTTGGGAAACTGGCATGCTTCTTGTTTCCAGCTGTCAGTTCTCTTCCAGTCCTAGCATCTGTCTTAAGCCTGGTTTTAATTGCAGTGGATCGGTACATTGCTGTGTGTGACCCCCTGCTTTATCCCAGTAGAGTCACTTTTTGTAAAAT TTTGATTTTTAAGGTGGCAATACGTCAAGCCAAATCTGTCAGAGCTGTGAAGCATGGTgccttaaacaaaccagaagccAATATTTCAGGCTCTTCTCAAACAAAAGCAGCTAAAAAATTGGGTGTTGTAATCTCTGTTTATCTCATTTGTTGGATACCATTTTATTTAAGTTCTCTTTCACTTGAAATCATGCCATCTTCATCAGTGTTGTGGACTGTGTTGACTTGGCTGAATTACACAAGCTCATCTGTGAACCCACTGATTTATgctattttctattcatggttcagggAGTCgactaaatatattttatgctgTAGAATATTTCAATCTTCATCTTCAAGGTTTAATCTGTTTCCAAGACATTTCTAA
- the LOC136674439 gene encoding trace amine-associated receptor 6-like, whose translation MDDIAHTNFTFEYCFPDNNASCKKEVQTGPAYIFLFIVLSFISVCTVFLNLLVIISISHYKQLHTPTNLIILSLAVADFLVGLIVMPGNIMQLMDSCWYLGNVACSIFPLMTSLSMFASLYSLVLIAVDRYIAVSDPLLYPSRVTVSKMSICITLGWSFCLIYIIIIMHFSDHLISTQLYATCYGECVLVMKHSLLIFDFMVSFLTPCSVILILYGLIFKVAKRQAKAIRNVTNGASQKQANVSGSSQNKAAKKLSFVIFVYLSCWIPFYFSSISVENVTTSSMVWTVFGWLMFFNSSMNPIIYAIFYQWFRVSAKHIMTCRIFETSSSRFNLFSDHV comes from the coding sequence ATGGATGACATAGCTCATACAAATTTCACATTTGAGTATTGCTTTCCTGACAACAACGCTTCTTGCAAAAAGGAGGTCCAGACAGGCCctgcttatatatttctgttcattgttctctcatttatatctgtgtgcactgtgtttctgaacctgctggtaataatctccatctctcattacaagcagctccacactccaaccaacctgatcatcctctctctggctgtggctgattttcTCGTGGGATTGATTGTTATGCCTGGGAATATAATGCAACTGATGgactcctgttggtatcttggaaaTGTGGCATGCTCCATTTTCCCATTGATGACATCTCTCTCAATGTTTGCATCTCTTTATAGTCTGGTTTTAATTGCAGTCGATCGGTACATTGCTGTCTCTGACCCCCTGCTTTATCCCAGTAGAGTCACTGTTTCTAAAATGTCTATATGCATAACTTTAGGTTGGTCTTTCTGCCTaatctatattattattataatgcatTTTAGTGACCATCTCATTTCAACACAACTCTATGCCACATGTTATGGAGAGTGCGTTCTTGTTATGAAACATTCATTGCTGATTTTTGACTTCATGGTGTCATTTCTAACCCCTTGCTCTGTAATACTGATTCTGTATGGGTTGATTTTTAAGGTGGCAAAACGTCAAGCCAAAGCTATCAGAAATGTAACCAATGGTGCTTCCCAAAAACAAGCCAACGTTTCAGGTTCTTCTCAAAACAAAGCAGCTAAAAAATtgagttttgttatttttgtgtatCTTAGTTGTTGGATACCGTTTTATTTCAGTTCCATTTCAGTTGAAAATGTAACTACATCATCAATGGTGTGGACTGTGTTTGGCTGGCTAATGTTCTTTAACTCTTCCATGAATCCAATTATATATGCAATTTTCTATCAGTGGTTCAGAGTGTCCGCAAAGCACATTATGACTTGTAGAATATTTGAGACCTCATCTTCCAGATTCAATTTGTTTTCTGACCATGTTTAA
- the LOC136674281 gene encoding trace amine-associated receptor 6-like — MDNKVYENITVQYCFPDNNSSCRKEVRTGPAYIFLFIVLSCISVCTVFLNLLVIISISHFKQLHTPTNLLILSLAVADLIVGLIVMPVNILQLMDSCWYLGKIICNMLPVVNSLSVLASVFSLVLIAVDRYIAVCDPLIYPSKVTVCKMSMCIILGWALCLFYPIIFMYVNDRLPPYETSTSCYGVCVIVIKHSLVITDVVVSLVTPCSVILILYGMIFKVARHQAKAIRAISNGVPKQQETKLSGSFQTKAAKKLSVIILVYLACWIPYYLSSLSLESMTSSSVVWTLFCWLMYTNSSVNPLIYAIFYSWFRESVKYIVSCRIFESSSSRINLFPEHF, encoded by the coding sequence ATGGATAACAAAGTTTATGAAAACATCACAGTCCagtactgctttcctgacaacAACTCATCTTGCAGAAAGGAGGTCCGAACAGGCCctgcttatatatttctgttcattgttctctcatgtatatctgtgtgcactgtatTTCTGAACCTGCtcgtgatcatctccatctctcacttcaagcagctccacactccaaccaatctgctcatcctctctctggctgtggctgatcttaTCGTGGGATTGATTGTTATGCCTGTGAATATACTGCAACTGATGGACTCTTGTTGGTATCTGGGAAAAATTATATGCAATATGCTTCCAGTTGTCAATTCTCTCTCAGTGTTGGCATCTGTCTTTAGCCTGGTTTTAATTGCAGTGGATCGGTACATTGCTGTGTGTGACCCTCTGATTTATCCCAGTAAAGTAACTGTGTGCAAAATGTCTATGTGCATAATATTAGGCTGGGCTTTGTGTCTATTCTACCCTATTATTTTTATGTACGTAAATGACCGCCTTCCTCCATATGAGACATCCACCAGTTGCTACggagtgtgtgttattgtcaTAAAACATTCTTTGGTAATTACCGATGTAGTAGTTTCACTTGTAACCCCTTGCTCTGTTATACTGATCTTGTATGGTATGATCTTTAAGGTGGCAAGACATCAAGCCAAAGCCATCAGAGCTATAAGCAATGGAGTCCCAAAGCAACAAGAAACTAAACTTTCAGGCTCTTTTCAAACAAAAGCAGCTAAAAAACTAAGCGTTATCATTTTAGTTTACCTTGCCTGTTGGATACCATATTATTTAAGTTCTCTATCACTTGAAAGCATGACATCTTCCTCGGTGGTGTGGACTTTATTTTGCTGGCTGATGTacacaaactcttctgtgaATCCACTTATTTATgctattttctattcatggttcagggAGTCAGTTAAGTATATTGTAAGCTGTAGAATATTTGAATCCTCATCTTCAAGGATTAATCTGTTTCCAGAACATTTCTAA